The Sulfurihydrogenibium sp. genome includes a region encoding these proteins:
- the ccsA gene encoding cytochrome c biogenesis protein CcsA, with product MFKLFTILFIVIYFFSSISFWVYLYTKNSKYQKLGYSFFGAGFTLQILVFLLRTYEIKALPLNTLEELLSFLAIIISAVFYGFSFVYRKKLIEFGSLIAPLVMFLTAFSLPLHSEAQNIYNNIWFYLHVASLILSYGLIVFSSIAATLYILTDRDLKNKKLNSFFVSKFSSSLTLIQNLEYKSVILAFIFLSLGLIASSIWTAIYIGKHWTWDIKQTMLFLLWIFYGFILHTRIIKQIKGRKASYLTLIGSLFAFIVFWLIGHPTF from the coding sequence CTTCCATTAGCTTTTGGGTTTATTTATATACAAAAAACTCTAAATACCAAAAACTCGGCTATTCTTTCTTTGGAGCTGGGTTTACACTTCAAATTTTAGTATTCTTATTAAGAACCTATGAAATTAAAGCCTTGCCTTTAAACACTTTGGAAGAACTTTTAAGCTTTTTAGCAATTATTATATCAGCTGTTTTTTATGGGTTTTCCTTTGTTTACAGAAAAAAATTAATAGAGTTTGGCTCTCTGATCGCTCCTTTGGTTATGTTTTTGACTGCTTTTTCTTTGCCTTTACACTCAGAAGCTCAAAATATCTATAACAACATCTGGTTTTATCTTCATGTGGCATCTTTGATTTTATCTTACGGATTGATAGTTTTTTCTTCTATTGCTGCAACTTTATATATTCTTACAGATAGAGATTTGAAAAATAAAAAACTAAACTCTTTTTTTGTCTCTAAATTTTCTTCTTCTTTAACATTGATTCAAAATCTTGAGTATAAATCTGTCATTTTAGCTTTCATATTTTTAAGTCTTGGATTAATAGCATCTTCTATATGGACTGCTATTTACATAGGTAAACATTGGACTTGGGATATAAAGCAGACAATGTTATTTTTACTTTGGATTTTTTATGGTTTTATTTTACATACAAGAATCATTAAACAGATTAAAGGTAGGAAAGCTTCTTATTTAACATTAATCGGTAGTTTATTTGCTTTTATAGTATTTTGGCTTATAGGCCATCCAACTTTTTAA